One window from the genome of Archaeoglobus neptunius encodes:
- a CDS encoding c-type cytochrome, which translates to MENQGVYIAVGLLAGIFIALFIYSYLFPGWMMGYGSFMPGYGMPMMGEEAGYQDGRYYPPGCCQGPATFQSNGEKIYFTGINEKGERIPFTGGPQWLVTHGGSCVNCHGRDGRGGLIPMMCNVRAPDIRYSTLSKDMSDQEIKIAITKGEHEGEVLDWCMPRWQMSAEDLNDTIAYLKELG; encoded by the coding sequence ATGGAAAATCAGGGTGTTTATATTGCTGTTGGATTACTTGCAGGTATATTTATAGCGCTCTTCATCTACTCCTATCTGTTTCCCGGATGGATGATGGGCTATGGAAGCTTTATGCCAGGATATGGTATGCCAATGATGGGGGAAGAGGCGGGCTATCAGGATGGTCGCTATTACCCGCCCGGATGCTGTCAGGGACCGGCCACATTTCAGTCAAATGGGGAAAAGATCTATTTCACCGGAATAAACGAAAAGGGGGAGCGGATACCGTTCACAGGAGGTCCACAGTGGCTCGTGACACATGGGGGTAGCTGTGTGAACTGTCACGGCAGGGACGGGAGAGGTGGCCTGATACCCATGATGTGCAACGTTAGAGCCCCGGACATAAGGTATTCTACCCTCTCAAAGGATATGAGCGATCAGGAGATAAAGATTGCAATAACAAAGGGTGAGCACGAGGGAGAGGTGCTCGACTGGTGCATGCCGAGATGGCAGATGAGCGCTGAAGACCTGAACGATACCATCGCTTATCTAAAGGAGCTTGGCTGA
- a CDS encoding SHOCT domain-containing protein, whose translation MDGYMHYWNWWTFPFFGGMMFFWFILFLVIGFLVYQDANKRGMNGLLWFILVILPMVGWIFLVIYLIVRETQGKESRALEILKERLAKGEITEEEFRKLKEELEK comes from the coding sequence ATGGACGGATACATGCACTACTGGAACTGGTGGACATTTCCCTTTTTCGGCGGAATGATGTTTTTCTGGTTCATTCTCTTTCTTGTAATAGGCTTTCTGGTTTATCAGGACGCAAACAAAAGAGGGATGAACGGATTGCTCTGGTTTATTCTGGTTATTCTCCCCATGGTGGGCTGGATATTCCTCGTGATCTATCTGATCGTCAGGGAGACGCAGGGAAAGGAGTCAAGAGCACTGGAAATTCTGAAGGAGAGACTGGCTAAAGGAGAGATAACGGAGGAAGAGTTCAGAAAGCTGAAGGAAGAACTTGAAAAGTAG
- the aroA gene encoding 3-phosphoshikimate 1-carboxyvinyltransferase: MEIVVRKSEIEGSVKPPSSKSYTHRAFISASLSPKARIINPLISEDTIATLNGCRKLGAFAWRRKGWIVEGVEDINSSGYFNFQNSGTTLRIFTGILSLSTSPRFNVLDGDRSLRKRPNRELCLALRKLGAEIRGDAEFKAPVKVKGILKGGEVEIEAASSQFVSALLFSLPMAKGDSVLRIKRAKSTPYINITLDVLGMSGIEVEREGADYHIPGEQRYRLKSYTVPADFSSASYLIAAGVMAGKIKILNIFDSEQGDKKIVEICRQMGGDVEWNKDEGVIVARKSDLEGVEVDASDIPDLVPTISILAAVARGETRIYNAEHLRIKEIDRIEGISRNLRALGVEVTTFRDGLVIRGGRREFKGTVDSFGDHRMALAFSLLGLLGEVRCRNAEAVSVSYPGFFDVLRSLGAKVERVN; encoded by the coding sequence ATGGAAATAGTCGTCAGGAAAAGCGAAATTGAAGGTTCCGTCAAACCACCCTCTTCGAAGAGCTACACTCACAGAGCGTTTATATCCGCCTCGCTCTCGCCCAAAGCCAGAATAATCAATCCGTTAATATCCGAAGACACGATCGCAACACTCAACGGTTGCAGGAAACTCGGTGCTTTTGCATGGAGAAGAAAGGGCTGGATTGTCGAGGGTGTTGAGGATATAAACTCATCGGGCTATTTCAATTTCCAGAATTCAGGAACAACTCTGAGAATCTTTACCGGAATACTATCCCTTTCCACATCTCCCCGTTTCAATGTTCTTGATGGAGATCGATCACTCAGAAAGAGGCCCAACAGAGAGCTGTGTCTCGCACTCAGAAAACTTGGGGCAGAGATCCGGGGAGATGCCGAATTCAAAGCTCCGGTGAAAGTTAAGGGAATTCTGAAAGGTGGAGAAGTAGAAATCGAGGCTGCAAGTTCTCAGTTCGTTTCAGCACTTCTGTTCTCACTGCCAATGGCGAAAGGAGATTCAGTTCTGAGGATCAAAAGAGCAAAATCCACGCCCTACATAAACATAACACTTGATGTGCTCGGTATGAGTGGAATTGAGGTAGAAAGGGAGGGAGCCGACTACCACATCCCGGGAGAGCAGAGATACAGACTGAAAAGCTACACTGTACCAGCCGACTTCTCATCAGCCAGCTATCTCATCGCAGCTGGAGTTATGGCTGGAAAGATAAAGATTCTGAACATTTTCGACTCCGAGCAGGGAGACAAAAAAATAGTCGAAATTTGCAGGCAGATGGGCGGGGATGTAGAGTGGAATAAAGACGAGGGTGTGATCGTTGCCAGAAAGTCAGATCTGGAGGGGGTGGAGGTAGATGCATCGGACATTCCGGACCTTGTTCCAACGATATCAATTCTTGCAGCCGTGGCAAGGGGTGAAACCAGAATCTACAATGCAGAGCATTTGAGGATAAAGGAGATAGACAGAATTGAGGGCATATCCAGGAACCTGAGAGCGCTGGGAGTTGAAGTCACAACATTTCGAGATGGGCTTGTGATCCGAGGAGGCAGGAGGGAGTTCAAAGGTACGGTTGACTCCTTCGGCGATCACAGAATGGCTCTCGCCTTTTCTCTGCTCGGTCTGCTTGGAGAGGTAAGGTGCAGAAATGCTGAAGCCGTGTCTGTTTCATATCCAGGGTTTTTCGATGTTTTAAGGTCCCTCGGTGCAAAGGTGGAAAGGGTGAACTAG
- a CDS encoding DUF763 domain-containing protein, whose amino-acid sequence MSGEIYLPLHHGKAPYWLLSRMKKLAEPIIRLIVLEFGEKEFLERISNPVFFQSLSNVLGFDWNSSGVTTVLTGVLKATLNKDDFSIRIAGGKGGNALKTPDEIRKYSEELGIDGEKIVHFSRLAAKADNAALLDGYSIYHHAVVFTPRYFTVIQQGMNAKLRMARRYHWNVYSNIPDLENIHEGIVAERREREVVNLTSKLSREAKKVCVDIIRDGRFRRDYERMISLVRRKSGLTVPRRLNWKVVEKAYNLQPERFEDVLMLRGFGPETVRALALVADIIYNAGYDKTDPARYCFAVGGKDGVPFPVRRDIYDEIIEFMRDTVKQADLGDFEKKKMLERLSRIWK is encoded by the coding sequence ATGAGCGGAGAAATTTATCTCCCCCTGCATCACGGAAAAGCGCCTTACTGGCTCTTAAGCAGAATGAAAAAGCTTGCCGAACCAATCATCCGGCTGATAGTACTGGAGTTCGGAGAGAAGGAGTTTCTGGAGAGAATCTCAAATCCGGTGTTCTTCCAGTCCCTTTCAAACGTCCTCGGATTTGACTGGAACTCAAGCGGTGTTACCACGGTTTTAACCGGTGTTTTGAAGGCAACACTTAACAAAGATGACTTTTCAATAAGAATTGCTGGAGGAAAGGGCGGAAATGCTCTGAAAACGCCAGATGAGATCAGAAAGTATTCCGAAGAGCTCGGGATTGACGGAGAAAAAATCGTTCATTTCAGCCGACTTGCTGCAAAAGCAGACAATGCGGCCCTGCTCGATGGCTATTCCATCTACCATCACGCTGTAGTTTTCACACCCCGATATTTTACGGTGATACAGCAGGGGATGAACGCAAAACTGAGGATGGCGAGAAGGTATCACTGGAACGTTTACTCAAACATTCCGGACCTGGAAAACATCCACGAAGGTATTGTGGCTGAAAGACGAGAGAGGGAAGTTGTGAACCTCACGTCAAAGCTGAGCAGAGAGGCAAAAAAGGTGTGTGTTGATATAATAAGGGACGGGAGGTTCAGACGGGATTATGAGAGAATGATATCCTTGGTGAGGAGAAAGAGCGGGTTAACAGTTCCGAGAAGGCTCAACTGGAAGGTCGTTGAGAAGGCCTACAACCTGCAGCCCGAAAGATTCGAGGACGTGCTGATGCTAAGAGGATTTGGACCGGAAACCGTCAGAGCTCTGGCCTTGGTTGCGGACATAATTTACAACGCCGGGTACGACAAAACCGACCCGGCCAGATACTGCTTCGCGGTGGGTGGAAAAGACGGGGTGCCTTTTCCTGTAAGGAGAGATATTTACGATGAAATAATTGAGTTTATGAGAGATACTGTGAAGCAGGCTGATCTGGGAGATTTTGAGAAAAAGAAAATGCTCGAGAGGTTGAGCAGGATATGGAAATAG
- a CDS encoding archease: MKYRFIDHTADIAFEVYGKNIEELLENAALAFYDAFVDASRVESKQEFKIEVVGEDCEILLYKWLNELLYLFDTRFFAAREVTVSAEEGGLLTAEGTLKGGRFTPEMVKVEPKAITMHKFKVERRGDGLKAFVVVDI; the protein is encoded by the coding sequence ATGAAATACAGATTCATCGATCACACCGCAGACATCGCTTTCGAAGTTTACGGTAAGAATATAGAGGAGCTTCTAGAAAATGCTGCTCTTGCCTTTTACGATGCATTTGTTGATGCCTCCCGTGTTGAATCCAAGCAGGAATTTAAAATTGAGGTGGTCGGGGAGGACTGCGAGATTCTGCTATATAAATGGCTCAACGAACTTCTTTACCTCTTCGACACGAGATTTTTTGCGGCGAGGGAGGTTACTGTATCCGCTGAAGAGGGGGGCCTGTTAACTGCTGAGGGAACACTGAAAGGGGGAAGATTTACTCCTGAAATGGTGAAAGTTGAGCCAAAAGCCATAACGATGCACAAATTTAAAGTTGAGAGGAGAGGAGATGGATTAAAAGCGTTTGTTGTTGTTGACATATGA
- the mobB gene encoding molybdopterin-guanine dinucleotide biosynthesis protein B, with protein sequence MILSIVGTSNSGKTTLITKLVPILRERGIKVAVVKRHAHGDFEIDREGKDSWKIYQSGADVLIASPVKLAFIRRVNEDEGNNLDWICSNYLKEYDLILTEGFSKAGKDRIVVVADPDDVEHFTQGKILAVVCDERVDGYRWFVRDDIEGIAEFILSLV encoded by the coding sequence ATGATTCTCAGTATTGTGGGCACTTCTAACAGCGGAAAGACGACCCTCATCACGAAACTTGTTCCCATTCTCAGGGAGAGGGGAATAAAAGTAGCTGTTGTAAAGAGGCACGCACACGGTGATTTTGAGATCGACAGGGAGGGTAAGGACTCCTGGAAAATCTATCAGAGCGGTGCCGACGTCCTCATAGCATCTCCCGTAAAGCTTGCGTTTATAAGGCGGGTGAATGAGGATGAAGGGAATAATCTCGACTGGATTTGCAGTAATTATCTTAAAGAATACGACCTTATTCTAACAGAAGGTTTCAGCAAAGCCGGGAAGGACAGAATTGTTGTTGTAGCAGATCCAGATGATGTTGAGCACTTCACACAGGGTAAAATTTTGGCCGTGGTCTGTGATGAAAGAGTGGATGGTTACAGATGGTTCGTGAGGGACGATATTGAGGGCATAGCCGAGTTTATCCTGAGCTTGGTCTAG
- a CDS encoding pyruvate kinase alpha/beta domain-containing protein, with amino-acid sequence MQEKKIVYFDKPGKENTETTLRLAIERARELGIRFLVVASSYGETALKALDMIDEKTQLVVVTYHTGFVREGENTMPPDLEDELRRRGVKLVRQSHILSGLERSISRKLGGVSRTEAIAETLRSLFGHGLKVCVEITIMAADSGAIPIEEVVAVGGKSRGADTAVVIRPAHMNNFFDMEIREIICMPRFKRSNP; translated from the coding sequence ATGCAGGAGAAAAAAATCGTTTATTTTGATAAGCCGGGTAAAGAGAACACAGAGACAACACTTAGACTGGCGATTGAGAGGGCACGGGAGCTTGGAATAAGATTCCTTGTTGTTGCCTCGTCGTATGGGGAAACGGCCCTCAAAGCACTGGACATGATCGATGAGAAAACTCAGCTCGTCGTGGTTACGTACCACACGGGATTCGTTAGAGAGGGAGAGAACACGATGCCACCTGATCTTGAGGATGAGCTGAGGAGAAGGGGTGTAAAGCTTGTCAGACAGTCCCATATCCTCTCGGGACTGGAGAGAAGTATAAGCAGGAAGCTCGGTGGCGTGAGCAGAACAGAAGCAATTGCCGAGACACTGCGCTCTCTGTTTGGTCATGGTTTGAAAGTCTGCGTTGAGATTACGATTATGGCTGCTGACAGCGGAGCAATTCCGATAGAGGAGGTCGTGGCTGTAGGCGGAAAAAGCCGGGGAGCGGACACTGCTGTGGTCATCCGTCCTGCTCACATGAACAACTTCTTTGACATGGAGATCAGAGAAATAATTTGTATGCCCCGCTTCAAAAGATCAAATCCATAG
- a CDS encoding PPC domain-containing DNA-binding protein translates to MKVFEFDRGLFLRLDYGRGIVEQLSSFLEEKNIQTALISGIGAVRNAEIGYYDQNRKEYVKRKIDMPMEILSLTGNVSLKDGKPFPHIHVVLGVDGDIYGGHLFEAEVFACELFLVALKGERLERHHDAQTGLYLWI, encoded by the coding sequence ATGAAGGTATTTGAGTTCGATAGGGGACTATTTCTAAGGCTTGATTACGGAAGGGGAATTGTTGAGCAGCTATCATCGTTTTTGGAGGAAAAGAATATACAGACCGCATTGATCTCAGGAATCGGGGCTGTGAGGAATGCCGAAATAGGGTACTACGATCAGAACAGGAAAGAATACGTCAAAAGAAAAATTGACATGCCAATGGAAATTCTCAGCTTAACCGGAAACGTGTCTCTGAAAGATGGTAAACCTTTCCCGCACATTCATGTGGTTCTCGGTGTGGATGGAGATATTTATGGCGGGCATCTATTTGAGGCAGAAGTATTTGCCTGCGAGCTGTTTCTGGTTGCCCTCAAGGGAGAAAGACTGGAAAGGCATCACGATGCCCAAACGGGTCTGTACCTATGGATTTGA
- a CDS encoding DUF4870 domain-containing protein: protein MGVDMGTSTGLNENVEGLLTYLLGFVTGIIFLIIEKESQFVRFHAMQSTITFAGLWILSMAFVYVIPFIGFMIAWLINVVTFITWIVCMYKAYQGEWFKLPVVGDIAEQQIGSFHQ, encoded by the coding sequence ATGGGTGTTGATATGGGAACTTCAACGGGGTTGAACGAAAACGTGGAAGGTTTGCTGACGTACCTTCTGGGTTTTGTAACAGGGATAATTTTCCTGATAATAGAAAAAGAGAGTCAGTTTGTAAGGTTTCACGCAATGCAATCGACAATAACTTTTGCGGGATTATGGATTCTGAGTATGGCATTTGTGTACGTGATTCCTTTTATAGGATTCATGATCGCATGGCTGATAAACGTTGTAACGTTCATAACATGGATCGTGTGCATGTACAAGGCCTACCAGGGAGAGTGGTTCAAACTTCCGGTGGTGGGAGACATTGCAGAACAGCAGATAGGAAGTTTTCACCAGTAA
- a CDS encoding lactate racemase domain-containing protein has translation MIQLPSNVWNGDEPEFFDPPENWDVSVFRMKGDHAPPVAEDEIIKALREPTGTRPLSKLAENGGEAAIVFDDMTRPTKLELIAKAVVEELSRAGTSDIVFICANGAHGTYDREDFVKKLGEEIVENYPVFNHNPLANLQYIGDTSAGTPVDINAEVMSYSLKIGLGCILPHPQYGYGGGAKIVLPGVAGIRSIIYNHGVLGGWSAAMAVRDLHPTCQMAYGRVNDENILRRDAEEAARMTNFDFIVNTLVNTKRENTHVFAGDIVEAQRRGVEVARVHYSTQISFEFDVVISNAYSKASEAAIATWPSLCLKHGGTLVVICNSRTGQVSHYVHGRWGMRKKGGYLYLPPPDTLKKAGRVVFVSKYQEKQPWLEIYEDAVRVKTLEEMIEVIGKDRKRVAVFPDATIQKPF, from the coding sequence ATGATCCAACTTCCCAGCAACGTCTGGAATGGAGACGAGCCAGAATTTTTTGATCCTCCTGAAAACTGGGATGTATCCGTTTTCAGAATGAAAGGGGATCATGCACCTCCGGTAGCCGAGGATGAAATCATAAAGGCATTGCGGGAGCCTACTGGTACCAGACCCCTATCCAAGCTGGCTGAAAACGGGGGAGAGGCGGCCATAGTTTTTGATGACATGACGAGGCCCACCAAACTTGAACTGATTGCAAAGGCTGTGGTGGAAGAGTTGAGTAGAGCAGGAACTTCCGACATAGTTTTCATCTGTGCCAATGGTGCTCACGGAACCTACGACAGAGAGGACTTTGTTAAAAAGCTAGGAGAGGAGATTGTTGAAAACTATCCAGTCTTCAACCATAATCCTCTTGCAAATCTCCAGTATATTGGCGATACCTCTGCTGGAACACCAGTTGACATTAATGCAGAGGTAATGAGCTACAGTCTCAAGATCGGACTGGGCTGCATACTTCCACATCCTCAGTACGGTTATGGGGGAGGAGCAAAGATCGTTCTGCCTGGAGTGGCAGGAATAAGGAGCATTATTTACAACCACGGAGTGCTCGGCGGATGGTCGGCGGCAATGGCCGTAAGAGACCTGCATCCAACATGCCAGATGGCGTATGGGCGGGTAAATGATGAAAATATACTGAGGAGAGATGCTGAAGAGGCCGCCAGAATGACAAACTTTGACTTCATCGTGAACACCCTCGTCAACACGAAAAGGGAAAACACGCATGTTTTCGCTGGTGACATCGTTGAAGCACAGAGAAGGGGGGTCGAGGTTGCAAGAGTACACTACTCAACGCAGATATCATTTGAATTCGATGTTGTCATATCAAATGCCTACTCCAAAGCCAGTGAGGCTGCAATCGCAACATGGCCATCACTCTGTCTCAAGCACGGTGGGACGCTTGTAGTTATCTGCAACTCCAGAACAGGGCAGGTCAGTCATTACGTGCACGGGAGATGGGGTATGAGGAAAAAGGGCGGCTACCTTTACCTGCCACCTCCGGACACGCTCAAAAAAGCGGGTAGAGTTGTTTTTGTATCGAAATATCAGGAAAAGCAACCGTGGCTTGAAATTTACGAGGATGCTGTTAGGGTAAAAACGCTTGAAGAGATGATTGAGGTGATTGGAAAAGACAGGAAGAGGGTTGCGGTCTTTCCAGATGCAACAATACAGAAACCGTTCTAA
- a CDS encoding methionine adenosyltransferase → MPNIYVEELVHTPIEDQMIEIVERKGTGHPDSLADGMAEAMSRELSREYIRRFGAILHHNTDETQIVAGRSNPQFGGGEVIEPIYVLLVGRATKYFNGEYIPTDKIALKAAREYIRNHMRNLDPDLDIVFNVRLGEGSTDLQDVFRRKSGSVALANDTSFGIGFAPLSETENLVYNVERRIYEEFRRTNPAIGEDVKVMGLREKDRISLTIAAAFVDKYVSSIKEYDSIKEELENFVRDISSEYTERKVEVFVNTADDYETGCVYLTVTGTSAENGDDGSVGRGNRCNGLITPGRPMSMEASSGKNPINHVGKIYNLLANQIAGRIAENVEGVQEVYVRILSQIGKPINEPKALSVQVIPKSGYDLSKIERPAKEIAEEMLGRVGEITDMVIDGRVRTF, encoded by the coding sequence ATGCCGAACATATACGTCGAAGAGCTGGTTCACACTCCAATAGAGGATCAGATGATAGAGATAGTTGAGAGAAAAGGCACAGGTCATCCTGACAGTCTTGCTGACGGAATGGCGGAGGCCATGAGCAGAGAACTTAGCAGAGAGTACATAAGAAGGTTTGGAGCAATTCTTCATCACAACACCGACGAAACCCAGATTGTGGCAGGAAGATCGAACCCCCAGTTCGGTGGTGGAGAGGTCATAGAACCGATTTACGTTCTGCTTGTAGGGAGGGCAACAAAGTACTTCAACGGAGAGTACATCCCTACAGACAAAATAGCCCTGAAAGCAGCGAGAGAGTATATCAGAAATCACATGCGCAACCTTGACCCCGATCTCGATATCGTCTTCAACGTAAGGCTGGGGGAGGGAAGCACCGATCTGCAGGATGTTTTCAGAAGAAAGAGCGGTAGTGTGGCGCTGGCCAATGATACGTCGTTCGGCATAGGTTTTGCTCCCCTTTCCGAAACTGAAAATCTGGTTTACAACGTTGAGAGGAGAATTTACGAGGAATTTAGGAGGACAAATCCTGCGATAGGAGAGGATGTTAAGGTAATGGGTCTGAGGGAAAAGGATCGGATCTCTTTAACAATCGCCGCCGCATTTGTTGACAAATATGTATCCAGCATAAAGGAGTATGATTCTATCAAAGAGGAGCTTGAGAACTTCGTCAGAGATATCTCTTCGGAGTACACGGAAAGGAAGGTTGAGGTTTTTGTAAATACTGCCGATGACTACGAAACTGGCTGTGTTTATCTGACCGTCACAGGTACCTCTGCAGAAAATGGGGATGATGGCAGCGTGGGAAGGGGTAACAGGTGCAATGGGCTCATCACCCCCGGCAGACCCATGAGCATGGAGGCGAGCAGCGGAAAGAATCCGATTAACCATGTTGGCAAGATATACAATCTCCTTGCAAACCAGATTGCAGGCAGAATTGCGGAAAATGTCGAAGGGGTGCAGGAGGTTTATGTGAGAATACTCAGCCAGATAGGCAAGCCCATCAACGAGCCGAAGGCCTTAAGTGTTCAGGTAATTCCAAAGAGCGGTTATGACCTTTCAAAAATTGAGAGGCCAGCGAAAGAGATCGCTGAAGAGATGCTTGGCAGAGTTGGGGAGATAACCGATATGGTGATAGATGGCAGAGTTAGAACGTTCTGA
- a CDS encoding M20 family metallopeptidase, with the protein MKDPVEIVRDMIKIDTRNPPGITTEAVEYLSELFSSYNTRVYTKEEGKDNIVIEISRGDPTLMLASHLDTVPGGDELLNPVIVDGKLYGRGSCDAKGCIAAIACAAMVDSVDIGLKLAFTADEEIGGVNGLGYVFERDRADAVLIGEPTGSSMIGVLQAAVLAIDIEFRGEAGHTASQDSKEGAIYRASRYILEKVESFRSLKGDFSRYKQFFNGLGMDFEIKSWQAVFNPAMIRGGIKRNVVAPKCTVCSDVRFAPWISMEDVRNELYDENVDYRVEGFLQPYGVMSDSVRVEDDTKFLKIIGSAVESEGLKPKAVFSLGVGDTRHVRKHGIPAFYLGPGGGNMHGDDEFVYINELRKVCSIYKKIISMFRTF; encoded by the coding sequence ATGAAAGATCCGGTTGAGATCGTCAGAGATATGATAAAGATAGACACAAGAAATCCGCCCGGAATCACCACCGAGGCTGTTGAGTACCTCTCAGAGCTTTTTTCGTCATACAACACCAGAGTATATACGAAGGAGGAGGGGAAGGATAACATAGTCATCGAAATCAGCAGAGGGGATCCGACACTGATGCTCGCATCCCATCTTGACACGGTCCCGGGAGGGGATGAGCTGCTCAATCCGGTTATTGTTGATGGAAAACTGTACGGAAGGGGGAGCTGTGATGCAAAAGGATGCATAGCGGCAATAGCATGTGCTGCGATGGTTGATAGTGTTGATATAGGTCTGAAGCTTGCTTTCACCGCAGATGAGGAAATTGGAGGTGTCAATGGACTCGGATACGTATTTGAAAGAGATAGGGCAGATGCTGTCCTCATCGGAGAACCTACCGGAAGCTCGATGATCGGAGTTTTGCAGGCAGCGGTGCTTGCCATTGACATTGAATTCAGAGGTGAAGCAGGACATACAGCCTCGCAGGATTCGAAAGAAGGGGCGATTTACAGAGCCTCAAGGTACATACTTGAGAAGGTGGAGTCCTTCAGAAGCTTAAAAGGAGACTTTTCCCGATACAAACAGTTTTTCAATGGCCTGGGAATGGACTTCGAAATTAAAAGCTGGCAGGCGGTTTTCAACCCCGCAATGATCAGAGGAGGAATTAAGAGAAATGTTGTTGCGCCAAAATGTACCGTTTGTTCGGATGTAAGATTTGCTCCGTGGATCAGTATGGAAGATGTCAGAAACGAGCTGTATGATGAAAATGTTGATTACAGGGTCGAGGGATTCCTTCAACCGTATGGCGTTATGAGCGATAGCGTGAGGGTTGAGGATGACACAAAATTTCTGAAGATAATAGGCAGTGCGGTGGAATCTGAGGGTCTGAAGCCAAAGGCCGTGTTCTCTCTGGGCGTTGGAGATACCAGACATGTGAGAAAGCACGGTATCCCTGCATTTTACCTCGGACCGGGTGGCGGCAATATGCACGGCGATGACGAGTTCGTGTATATCAACGAACTCAGAAAAGTTTGCAGCATCTATAAAAAGATAATTTCAATGTTCAGAACGTTCTAA
- a CDS encoding site-2 protease family protein encodes MTLEKEIEKYFKIYAEERFGDAVRLFVIPAAPEHEIRQFLQTLSQEYQVALRYHYGELVLELKKGAAKENYLLNLILFIATFITTTLVGSTFYGDKIDIPGGVMFSVAIMFVLGSHEMGHYIAARKWKMRTSLPYFIPFPTIIGTLGAVIKHRGIIPNRKALFDVGVTGPLLGMVASTIVVIIGLQIPFELKTEPTLYIGTPPIFDAILYALNYQKNAIHPVAFAGWVGFFVTFLNMIPVGQLDGGHVLRAMIGELSEKVSKIIPAVLIAYGIYLMKVLNQPNTIWLFWGIISFFFSTQRHPKPADDETPIDGKRFVIGIIAFILAFLCFVPVPFYFT; translated from the coding sequence ATGACTCTGGAAAAGGAGATCGAAAAGTACTTCAAAATTTATGCTGAGGAGAGGTTTGGTGATGCGGTCAGACTGTTTGTTATACCGGCAGCACCGGAACATGAGATAAGGCAGTTTCTCCAAACCCTATCCCAGGAATACCAGGTTGCCCTGAGGTACCACTACGGCGAGCTCGTTCTCGAGCTTAAAAAGGGTGCAGCAAAGGAAAATTATCTGCTGAATCTCATTCTCTTCATTGCAACTTTTATAACCACGACACTTGTTGGTTCAACGTTTTACGGGGATAAAATAGACATTCCGGGAGGTGTAATGTTTTCCGTTGCCATAATGTTCGTTCTGGGCAGCCATGAGATGGGGCACTACATTGCAGCGAGAAAATGGAAAATGAGGACATCTCTGCCGTACTTCATACCCTTCCCCACGATAATCGGTACGCTCGGGGCTGTGATAAAGCACAGAGGAATAATTCCGAATCGAAAGGCCCTTTTCGATGTGGGTGTTACAGGACCGCTTCTGGGTATGGTCGCATCAACTATAGTCGTAATTATAGGACTGCAGATACCATTCGAGTTAAAAACAGAACCAACACTTTATATCGGAACTCCGCCGATTTTCGATGCCATCCTCTACGCTCTCAACTACCAAAAAAATGCGATACATCCCGTAGCTTTCGCCGGCTGGGTGGGTTTTTTTGTGACATTTCTGAACATGATACCGGTAGGTCAGCTTGACGGCGGGCACGTGTTGAGGGCAATGATAGGAGAACTCAGTGAAAAGGTCTCGAAAATTATCCCTGCTGTTCTTATAGCCTATGGTATCTACCTGATGAAGGTTCTGAACCAGCCAAACACAATCTGGCTTTTCTGGGGCATAATATCATTCTTCTTCTCAACCCAGCGCCACCCAAAACCGGCCGATGATGAAACCCCCATTGACGGGAAGAGGTTTGTGATCGGAATCATTGCCTTTATTCTGGCGTTCCTGTGTTTCGTTCCTGTTCCCTTTTATTTCACGTAA
- a CDS encoding aconitase X swivel domain-containing protein has product MKFDCRIISRGYAEGEALVSREHISFLGGVDKDSGEIKQKSDASGMSVADRIFIFPGGTGSTVGTYVLINLKKKGKAPKAIINRKTETIIAVGAVIAEIPLVEVRDEKFFDLVKTGDFVRVDANRGYVELIK; this is encoded by the coding sequence GTGAAATTCGATTGCAGGATTATCAGCAGGGGTTACGCTGAAGGTGAGGCTCTGGTTTCGAGAGAGCACATTTCTTTTCTCGGGGGGGTAGACAAGGACAGCGGCGAGATCAAGCAGAAGTCAGACGCCAGTGGCATGAGTGTTGCAGATAGAATATTCATTTTTCCTGGAGGCACGGGATCAACTGTAGGAACCTACGTTTTAATAAATCTGAAAAAAAAGGGGAAGGCTCCGAAAGCAATTATAAACAGAAAGACCGAAACCATAATCGCCGTTGGAGCCGTTATAGCTGAGATCCCTCTCGTTGAGGTGAGGGATGAGAAGTTCTTTGATCTTGTAAAAACAGGAGATTTTGTGAGAGTGGATGCAAACAGGGGTTATGTTGAGCTGATAAAATGA